From bacterium, the proteins below share one genomic window:
- a CDS encoding type IV pilus twitching motility protein PilT: MHINDLLKIATDRGASDLHLKVGSHPVLRIAGDLIALVDLKRLMQEDTIAMAFSIMNNRQKQKFKDHLEIDIAYSVPGLGRFRCNIFQQRGTVGLVLRVIPVKILNVRELNLPVVLEKISMEQRGLVLCTGTTGSGKSTTLASMIDYVNAHNKAHIITIEDPIEFLHRDKKSLINQREVEVDTRSFSAALRSALREDPDVILVGEMRDYETIETAITAAETGHLVFSTLHTLDATETINRIISVFPPHQQKQIRLQLAQVLKAVISLRLLPRADGQGRIPAVEVLVSTALIRDYIINKEKTRLIPDAIAQGISQYGMQTFDQSLYALLKRGLITFEEAMLRATNPEEFKLRLQGISSTSGTTQEQVEEFAFKGNLRDEGGAGGENPEEEFPFDLESN; encoded by the coding sequence ATGCATATCAATGATCTTTTAAAAATTGCAACCGATCGAGGCGCATCCGATCTTCATTTGAAGGTTGGTTCCCATCCGGTCCTTCGCATTGCCGGTGACTTGATAGCGCTGGTCGATTTGAAACGCTTGATGCAGGAAGACACGATCGCAATGGCTTTCAGCATCATGAACAACCGCCAGAAGCAAAAATTCAAAGATCATCTGGAAATCGATATCGCGTACAGCGTCCCTGGTCTGGGACGTTTCCGATGTAACATTTTTCAGCAACGCGGAACCGTTGGATTGGTTCTACGTGTCATTCCTGTAAAGATCTTGAATGTCCGCGAGTTGAATCTTCCGGTGGTTCTGGAAAAAATCTCAATGGAGCAACGCGGATTGGTGCTGTGCACCGGGACCACAGGATCTGGAAAATCGACAACACTTGCATCGATGATTGATTATGTGAATGCGCACAATAAAGCCCACATCATCACGATTGAAGACCCAATCGAATTCCTGCACCGGGATAAGAAGAGCTTGATCAACCAGCGGGAAGTCGAAGTGGATACGCGCAGTTTCTCCGCGGCGTTGCGCTCGGCGCTCCGCGAAGATCCCGATGTGATACTGGTCGGAGAAATGCGTGATTATGAAACGATTGAAACGGCCATCACGGCGGCAGAAACAGGCCACCTGGTTTTCAGCACGCTCCATACTCTGGATGCGACAGAAACGATCAACCGTATCATTTCCGTTTTTCCACCGCATCAACAGAAGCAGATTCGGTTGCAGCTTGCGCAGGTACTGAAAGCGGTTATCTCTTTGCGTTTGCTTCCGCGCGCGGATGGTCAGGGCCGAATTCCCGCAGTGGAAGTGCTCGTTTCCACGGCTTTGATCCGTGATTACATCATCAACAAGGAAAAAACACGGCTCATTCCGGATGCAATCGCACAAGGAATTTCTCAGTACGGAATGCAAACGTTTGATCAGTCCCTTTATGCACTGTTGAAGCGGGGTTTGATCACGTTTGAAGAAGCGATGTTGCGCGCAACCAATCCGGAAGAATTCAAATTGCGTTTGCAGGGAATTTCCTCAACCTCCGGTACGACGCAGGAGCAGGTCGAGGAATTCGCTTTCAAGGGAAATCTTCGCGACGAAGGTGGAGCAGGCGGAGAAAACCCCGAAGAAGAATTCCCGTTTGATCTGGAGAGCAACTAG
- a CDS encoding branched-chain amino acid transaminase, whose translation MSFEGKSDKIWYNGKFVDWDKCKIHIASHVIHYGSAVFGGMRCYKTKQGSAVFRISDHTRRLIDSCKIYRMNPDFSQDDFNAAILETIRMNRLAECYVRPVVFRGYGSSLGVNPFPCPVESAILVWEWGKYLGAEAIEKGVDVCVSTWNRMQPNTLPALAKASANYMNSQLIRMEAIIGGFVEGIALDPSGHVSEGSGENVFVVYRGKIYTPNFASSVLAGITRDTVITLANDLGYTLIEDAIPRELLYIADEVFLTGSAAEITPVRTIDKITVGNGRRGPITEAIQSEFFGIVTGERPDIHGWLTYVYEDGAPEPVSIESSVAGDID comes from the coding sequence ATGTCTTTTGAAGGTAAGTCCGATAAGATTTGGTATAACGGAAAGTTCGTCGACTGGGATAAGTGTAAAATTCACATTGCTTCTCACGTAATTCATTATGGTTCGGCGGTTTTCGGGGGAATGCGCTGTTACAAGACCAAGCAGGGATCGGCTGTATTCAGGATTTCGGATCATACGAGACGCCTGATCGATTCGTGCAAGATTTACCGCATGAATCCTGATTTTTCGCAGGACGATTTCAACGCGGCGATTCTTGAAACCATTCGCATGAATCGTCTGGCCGAATGTTATGTCAGACCCGTGGTTTTCCGCGGTTACGGAAGCAGCCTCGGCGTAAATCCTTTTCCGTGTCCCGTTGAAAGCGCCATTCTCGTCTGGGAATGGGGGAAGTACCTTGGTGCAGAAGCGATTGAGAAAGGTGTGGACGTTTGCGTATCCACGTGGAACCGGATGCAACCGAATACCCTTCCGGCCCTGGCCAAAGCGAGCGCCAACTACATGAACTCTCAACTGATCCGCATGGAAGCGATCATTGGGGGCTTTGTAGAAGGGATTGCTTTAGACCCGAGCGGTCACGTCAGTGAAGGAAGCGGCGAAAACGTTTTCGTTGTGTACAGAGGAAAAATCTACACACCGAATTTTGCCTCCAGCGTTCTGGCGGGAATCACAAGAGATACGGTGATTACCCTGGCAAACGATCTGGGATATACATTGATTGAGGATGCGATTCCACGTGAACTTCTGTATATCGCCGATGAAGTATTCCTGACCGGAAGCGCCGCAGAGATTACACCGGTTCGCACGATTGATAAGATAACGGTCGGCAACGGACGCCGCGGTCCGATCACAGAAGCCATTCAAAGCGAGTTTTTTGGAATCGTGACCGGCGAACGGCCCGATATTCACGGATGGCTTACCTATGTATATGAGGATGGCGCGCCGGAACCGGTTTCCATTGAAAGCTCAGTAGCAGGGGACATAGATTGA